A window of Synchiropus splendidus isolate RoL2022-P1 chromosome 9, RoL_Sspl_1.0, whole genome shotgun sequence contains these coding sequences:
- the cdt1 gene encoding DNA replication factor Cdt1 — MSQARVTDFFAQRKKGVAAPVKADKRSAAVHRGTRTRRSKIQEESFCPDSVHEEFLRVIDEASRVDESASTDDLKDASPASPRTPKRTSEEFDLSGFSATVEYCTAKKMRQDAAPPPRRTARKKLVLPLPPSLTGKVTAAPTKDQASLAAQNTATAGPDPHTRVSKQKTKRTFKKLSKDELDTLKSRLQKIKQHAEDASALTPAPSSPPKPVAASSDTADAGAAALLANLTRARELAAKAERRKEAQEMEDQHKPSQTTSQESVQPPGYQRYHTLAQAAPPGLSLPYQYKLLAEMFRSMDTVVAMLHNRCETATFTKIKQGVQDMMHKRFEETHVGQIRTVFPEAYTFRQEKNIPSFSSSTQRGSYQLTMEPILQSDKNEARPLLSASRLLERRHIFHQNLVSLVKQQHQVFLSSLVPPVSVPEDKLTRWHPRFNVDTVPPVQVGTLPQPPQTEKLATAQEVLDKARSLITPKMEKALISVAQKTKGAAAEESSQDPATHQTSTPAPDPMTQVPTALRGVPQTLLDRIRAKEAQKLQAAMTRNPEQEGRLVMISRLGELARILRTVFVAEKKPALIMEVLCNRMVSSYRSALSTGEMEKHVRLLAELVPDWLTILPVRKDFYVKVNRNTEVSLVLEQLSRRQREEERV; from the exons ATGTCTCAGGCGAGGGTCACAGACTTCTTCGCCCAGCGGAAGAAAGGCGTCGCTGCGCCGGTGAAAGCGGACAAACGCTCCGCTGCTGTCCACCGAGGCACCAGAACGAGACGCTCCAAGATCCAGGAAGAGTCTTTCTGCCCGGACTCCGTGCACGAAGAGTTTCTCCGGGTTATCGACGAGGCCTCACGGGTCGACGAGTCTGCGTCCACGGACGATCTAAAAGATGCGTCTCCCGCCAGCCCCCGGACACCGAAGCGCACATCGGAGGAGTTCGACCTCAGTGGCTTCTCAGCCACGGTGGAGTATTGCACGGCCAAGAAGATGCGGCAGGACGCGGCTCCTCCACCGAGGAGGACTGCCAGAAAGAAGCTGGTCCTGCCGCTACCCCCGTCTCTG ACGGGTAAAGTGACTGCTGCACCAACAAAAGACCAGGCTAGTTTGGCGGCTCAGAATACGGCCACCGCAGGTCCTGACCCGCACACCCGTGTCAGCAAGCAGAAGACAAAACGGACCTTCAAG AAGCTGAGCAAGGACGAGCTGGACACCCTCAAGTCTCGTCTGCAGAAAATCAAGCAGCATGCTGAGGATGCTTCAGCTCTCACACCAGCACCTTCATCCCCTCCCAAGCCAGTTGCTGCCTCCTCAGACACAGCAGATGCTGGTGCCGCAGCCCTGTTGGCCAACCTCACGCGAGCCAGAGAGCTGGCTGCTAAagctgagaggaggaaggaggcgcAAGAGATGGAGGATCAGCACAAGCCCAGCCAGACGACCAGCCAAGAAAG TGTTCAGCCTCCTGGATACCAGCGGTACCACACTCTGGCCCAGGCTGCTCCTCCGGGTCTCTCCCTTCCATACCAGTACAAACTGCTGGCCGAGATGTTCCGGAGTATGGACACAGTGGTGGCCATGCTGCACAACCGCTGCGAGACCGCCACCTTCACCAAGATCAAGCAGGGAGTTCAGGACATGATGCACAA GAGATTTGAAGAGACCCACGTGGGCCAGATAAGAACGGTGTTCCCGGAGGCCTACACCTTTAGACAGGAGAAGAACATTCCGTCGTTCAGCAGCAGCACCCAGAGAGGAAGCTACCAGCTGACCATGGAGCCCATCCTCCAATCAG ACAAAAATGAAGCCCGGCCGCTGCTCTCGGCTTCAAGGCTGCTGGAGAGGAGACACATATTCCACCAGAACCTGGTCTCTCTTGTCAAACAGCAACACCAG GTCTTCCTCTCTTCGTTGGTTCCTCCAGTGTCCGTCCCGGAGGACAAGCTGACCCGCTGGCACCCGCGCTTCAACGTCGACACGGTCCCACCCGTGCAGGTCGGCACGCTGCCTCAGCCGCCACAGACGGAGAAGCTTGCTACAGCCCAGGAGGTTCTGGACAAAGCCCGCTCCCTCATCACGCCCAAG ATGGAGAAAGCTCTGATCTCAGTGGCGCAAAAGACcaaaggagcagcagcagaagagagtTCACAGGACCCAGCCACTCACCAGACCTCCACTCCTGCACCTGATCCTATGACTCAGGTCCCCACCGCTCTCAGAGGAGTCCCCCAGACACTGCTAGACAGG ATTCGGGCCAAAGAGGCCCAGAAGCTCCAGGCGGCCATGACACGAAACCCTGAACAGGAGGGGCGCCTGGTGATGATCTCGCGGCTCGGCGAGCTGGCCCGGATCCTGCGCACGGTGTTTGTGGCGGAGAAGAAACCGGCACTGATCATGGAGGTGCTGTGCAACAGGATGGTTTCCAGTTACAGATCTGCGCTCAGCACAG GCGAGATGGAGAAACATGTGCGCCTGTTGGCTGAGCTGGTTCCTGATTGGCTGACGATCCTGCCCGTCAGGAAGGACTTTTATGTGAAGGTGAACCGGAACACAGAGGTCAGCCTGGTCCTGGAGCAGCTGAGCCGCCGCCAGCGCGAGGAGGAGCGAGTCTGA